A single genomic interval of Nitratidesulfovibrio sp. SRB-5 harbors:
- a CDS encoding L-serine ammonia-lyase, whose translation MQPLVATIETSLFDMFEAGPGPSSSHTIGPMKAGHDFRTLCAALPPEVLACAADIRVRLFGSLSATGVGHGTTGAVLAGLLGHRPATCPPGLLESLPALPEGERTLRLGPAALVLAEGTVRRDAVQHAYPFSNTLVMELLDAHGVVLCGREYYSVGGGFIQWKGWQPEERGKPAHPYRSMAQLRARLVETGLTIHELILENEMAVTGMGRAAILDRLAAIIELMEASVRRGIEDGGPLPGTLGVHRKARVLLMRAQRLPNEVDVFLGRLNAYAFAAAEENAAGGVIVTAPTCGAAGVMPALLYAMRHDLAIGDRAVREGVLASAAVGFLAKHNAGIAGAEVGCQGEVGVASAMAAAMLAHARGNPVHVVENAAEIALEHHLGLTCDPVGGYVQIPCIERNAVGAVKAYNACLLATCEDPRHHRVALDSVIAAMAEIGRDMNAKFKETSSGGLAVSVVEC comes from the coding sequence ATGCAGCCTCTGGTCGCCACCATAGAAACGTCGCTGTTCGACATGTTCGAGGCCGGTCCCGGCCCGTCCAGTTCCCATACCATCGGTCCCATGAAGGCCGGGCACGACTTCCGCACCCTGTGCGCGGCCCTGCCGCCAGAGGTGCTGGCCTGCGCGGCTGACATCCGGGTGCGCCTGTTCGGCTCGCTGAGCGCCACCGGCGTAGGCCACGGCACCACCGGCGCGGTGCTGGCCGGGCTGCTGGGGCACCGTCCCGCCACCTGCCCGCCGGGGCTGCTGGAATCGCTGCCCGCGCTGCCGGAAGGGGAACGCACCCTGCGCCTGGGCCCGGCGGCCCTGGTGCTGGCCGAAGGTACGGTGCGGCGCGATGCGGTGCAGCACGCCTACCCCTTCAGCAACACGCTGGTCATGGAACTGCTGGATGCGCACGGCGTGGTGCTGTGCGGGCGCGAGTACTATTCAGTGGGCGGCGGTTTCATCCAGTGGAAGGGCTGGCAGCCCGAAGAACGAGGCAAGCCCGCGCACCCGTACCGCAGCATGGCGCAACTGCGCGCGCGGCTGGTGGAAACCGGGCTGACCATCCATGAACTGATCCTGGAAAACGAAATGGCAGTTACCGGCATGGGCCGTGCCGCCATTCTGGACCGGCTGGCCGCCATCATCGAACTGATGGAAGCCAGCGTGCGGCGCGGCATTGAGGACGGCGGCCCGCTGCCCGGCACCCTGGGGGTGCACCGCAAGGCCCGCGTGCTGCTGATGCGTGCCCAGCGCCTGCCCAACGAGGTGGATGTCTTTCTGGGGCGACTGAACGCCTACGCCTTTGCCGCCGCCGAGGAAAACGCGGCGGGCGGGGTCATCGTCACCGCGCCTACCTGCGGCGCGGCGGGGGTGATGCCCGCGCTGCTCTACGCCATGCGCCACGACCTTGCCATCGGCGACCGGGCCGTGCGCGAGGGGGTGCTGGCATCGGCGGCGGTGGGCTTTCTGGCCAAGCACAACGCGGGCATCGCCGGGGCCGAGGTGGGCTGCCAGGGCGAGGTGGGCGTGGCTTCCGCCATGGCCGCCGCCATGCTGGCCCACGCGCGCGGCAACCCGGTGCACGTGGTGGAGAACGCGGCGGAAATCGCCTTGGAACACCACCTGGGCCTGACCTGCGACCCGGTGGGCGGCTACGTGCAGATTCCGTGCATCGAGCGCAACGCCGTGGGCGCGGTGAAGGCCTACAACGCCTGCCTGTTGGCCACCTGCGAAGACCCGCGCCACCACCGGGTGGCGCTGGACAGCGTCATCGCGGCCATGGCCGAGATAGGGCGCGACATGAACGCCAAGTTCAAGGAAACGTCGTCCGGCGGGCTTGCGGTCAGCGTGGTGGAGTGCTGA
- the gap gene encoding type I glyceraldehyde-3-phosphate dehydrogenase — protein sequence MIKLGMNGFGRIGRYLVRLLADTDDLGVVAINARADNASLARLFKYDSCHGTFRGEVAHDDAGLIVNGRHIAVTRERAGEWKWKDLGIDISVETTGTIKDRAGLAQHLACGAKKSVISAPAKDADVTVVMGVNHGDYDPAKHDVISAASCTTNCLAPAAKTIHEAFGIRHGLMTTVHSYTMSQRILDGSHKDPRRARAAALSMIPTTTGAAKATTLVIPALAGKLDGMAVRVPTPNVSLVDLTCELERPTSVEEVNALLKAAAEGPLLGNMGYTEEPLVSVDYMGSIYGGVVDALCTSVIDGTMLKLIIWYDNEAGFTNQLVRLLRMVGKGL from the coding sequence ATGATCAAGCTTGGGATGAACGGGTTCGGCCGCATTGGCCGCTACCTCGTCAGACTGCTGGCCGATACCGACGACCTTGGCGTGGTTGCCATCAACGCCCGCGCCGACAACGCCTCTCTGGCCCGCCTGTTCAAGTACGATTCGTGCCACGGCACCTTCCGGGGCGAAGTGGCGCACGACGATGCCGGGCTCATCGTCAATGGCCGCCACATTGCCGTCACCCGCGAACGCGCGGGCGAATGGAAGTGGAAGGACCTCGGCATCGACATCTCGGTGGAAACCACCGGCACCATCAAGGACCGCGCGGGCCTTGCGCAGCACCTGGCCTGCGGCGCGAAGAAGTCCGTCATCAGCGCCCCGGCCAAGGACGCCGACGTCACCGTGGTCATGGGCGTGAACCATGGCGACTACGACCCGGCGAAGCACGACGTGATTTCCGCCGCCTCGTGCACCACCAACTGTCTGGCCCCCGCCGCCAAGACCATCCACGAGGCGTTCGGAATCAGGCACGGCCTGATGACCACGGTGCACTCGTACACCATGAGCCAGCGCATCCTGGACGGTTCGCACAAGGACCCGCGCCGCGCCCGCGCCGCCGCCCTGTCCATGATCCCCACCACCACCGGGGCGGCCAAGGCCACCACGCTGGTCATTCCCGCGCTGGCGGGCAAGCTGGACGGCATGGCCGTGCGCGTGCCCACCCCCAACGTGTCGCTGGTGGACCTGACCTGCGAACTGGAACGCCCCACCAGCGTGGAAGAGGTGAACGCCCTGCTGAAGGCCGCGGCCGAGGGACCGCTGCTGGGCAACATGGGCTACACCGAAGAGCCGCTGGTGTCCGTGGACTACATGGGCTCCATCTACGGCGGCGTGGTGGACGCGCTGTGCACCAGCGTCATTGATGGCACCATGCTGAAGCTGATCATCTGGTACGACAACGAGGCGGGCTTCACCAACCAGCTCGTCCGGCTGCTGCGCATGGTCGGCAAGGGCCTGTAG
- the fba gene encoding class II fructose-1,6-bisphosphate aldolase: MPLTGPKQMFERAYKEGYAIGAFNVNNMEIIQGIMQAAGEEQAPLILQVSAGARKYAGQNYIVKLIEAALMDTDLPVVLHLDHGQDFNICKDCIDGGFTSVMYDGSHLPYEENIAVTRQVVEYAHARGVWVEAELGQLAGVEDEVSAEHSVYTDPDQAVDFVKRTGCDSLAIAIGTSHGAYKFTGEAKLDFARLEKITSMLPGYPLVLHGASSVPQEFVDMANTYGGKVGSAKGVPEDLLRKAATYGVCKINIDTDIRLAMTATIRKHFMEKPADFDPRAYLKPARDAVKNMVQHKIRNVLGCSNKI, encoded by the coding sequence ATGCCGCTGACCGGTCCCAAGCAGATGTTCGAGCGGGCCTACAAGGAAGGGTACGCCATCGGCGCCTTCAACGTGAACAACATGGAAATCATCCAGGGCATCATGCAGGCGGCCGGCGAAGAGCAGGCCCCGCTGATCCTTCAGGTTTCCGCCGGCGCCCGCAAGTACGCCGGGCAGAACTACATCGTGAAGCTCATCGAGGCGGCCCTGATGGACACCGACCTGCCGGTGGTGCTGCACCTGGACCACGGTCAGGACTTCAACATCTGCAAGGACTGCATCGACGGCGGCTTCACCTCGGTCATGTACGACGGCTCGCACCTGCCGTACGAAGAAAACATCGCCGTCACCAGACAGGTGGTGGAATACGCCCACGCGCGCGGCGTGTGGGTGGAAGCTGAACTGGGCCAGTTGGCGGGCGTCGAGGACGAGGTTTCGGCGGAACATTCGGTGTACACCGACCCCGACCAGGCCGTGGACTTCGTGAAGCGCACCGGCTGCGATTCGCTGGCCATCGCCATCGGCACCAGCCACGGGGCCTACAAGTTCACCGGCGAGGCCAAGCTGGACTTCGCGCGGCTGGAAAAGATCACCAGCATGCTGCCCGGCTACCCGCTGGTGCTGCATGGCGCGTCCAGCGTGCCCCAGGAATTCGTGGACATGGCCAACACCTACGGCGGCAAGGTGGGCAGCGCCAAGGGCGTGCCCGAGGACCTGCTGCGCAAGGCGGCCACCTACGGCGTGTGCAAGATCAACATCGACACCGACATCCGCCTGGCCATGACCGCCACCATCCGCAAGCATTTCATGGAAAAACCGGCAGATTTCGACCCGCGCGCGTACCTCAAGCCCGCGCGCGACGCCGTGAAGAACATGGTGCAGCACAAGATCCGCAACGTGCTTGGCTGCTCGAACAAGATCTAA
- a CDS encoding PEP-utilizing enzyme — translation MSYREETRGGVLPFTSKADTLEWLSAYDDLHIPPLRSFRVGEWLTARDATLASLARAFPGAMLAVRSSCRREDGRESSGAGAFTSVLDVPANDRDALAAAVETVIASYGAPGLSDSPGPANPADPDDQVLVQPMVEGIVVSGVMMTRVHADGAPYYVVNYDESGQADAITGGRNASKTVFVFHDAEDEHWDSRRLRSFIALARRVEALCGHDELDMEFCLDGAGVLHLLQVRPICTQARWIAGADGQVRAKIGFVVDFISERVGQWPGLFGQRTILGVMPDWNPAEMIGVTPRLLASSLYRELITRRVWSQAREFMGYRQMPPEELMLMVAGRPFIDVRVSFNSFLPAGLDGVTAETLVGAWLDRLDTHPQFHDKVEFQVAQTALDFCFDKHLDERYPGLLTRARREDFRAALHGLTARCLESGQRSSMDWAYEAVTELRNRQAARGRISVDALAQGMKPLPQLVLLAEDCRLFGTLPFSILARHAFIAESLLRSTVERGALSPERLAAFKATIRTVSGEMSHDLMSVCRNGMDRETFLARYGHLRPCSYDILSPRYADRDGLFSDSSPVSMVDTGVPFALTPQEYNNIASLLHEAHFGNTQPEGLLEYARRSIAGRELAKFIFTRNLSDMLEMLALWGDRLGLSRDDLSHLEVRDVMEWASHSLLRDAPGYFRELADKGRELFNLGRSIKLGYIIRSARDVYVVPQHRSAPNFIGHGRTEAPLARLYPDSPCSVDIAGRLVCIENADPGFDWIFSRGIAGLVTMFGGTNSHMAIRCAEYGLPAAIGVGELLFEQVTSAQSALLDAGACTLQPL, via the coding sequence GTGAGCTATCGTGAAGAAACAAGGGGCGGTGTACTGCCGTTCACTTCCAAGGCCGACACCCTGGAGTGGCTTTCCGCGTACGATGATCTGCACATACCGCCCCTGCGCTCCTTTCGCGTGGGCGAGTGGCTGACAGCGCGGGATGCAACACTTGCCTCGCTGGCGCGGGCCTTTCCCGGCGCCATGCTTGCCGTGCGCAGTTCGTGCCGCCGCGAGGATGGCCGGGAAAGCTCCGGTGCGGGGGCCTTCACGTCCGTGCTCGACGTTCCGGCCAATGACCGGGATGCCCTTGCCGCTGCCGTGGAGACCGTCATTGCTTCCTATGGTGCCCCCGGCCTCTCCGATTCCCCCGGCCCCGCCAATCCCGCGGACCCTGACGATCAGGTGCTGGTGCAACCCATGGTCGAAGGCATTGTCGTCAGCGGCGTCATGATGACGCGCGTGCATGCCGACGGCGCGCCATACTACGTGGTCAACTACGACGAATCGGGCCAGGCCGACGCCATCACGGGCGGGCGCAACGCCAGCAAGACGGTGTTCGTCTTTCACGATGCGGAAGACGAACACTGGGATTCGCGCAGGCTGCGTTCGTTCATCGCGCTGGCGCGCAGGGTGGAGGCCCTGTGCGGGCACGATGAACTGGACATGGAATTCTGCCTTGACGGGGCGGGGGTGCTGCACCTGTTGCAAGTGCGGCCAATCTGCACGCAGGCCCGCTGGATAGCCGGTGCCGACGGGCAGGTGCGCGCCAAGATAGGCTTTGTGGTGGACTTCATTTCGGAAAGGGTGGGGCAGTGGCCGGGCCTTTTCGGGCAGCGCACCATTCTGGGCGTGATGCCCGACTGGAACCCGGCGGAAATGATTGGCGTCACCCCCCGCCTGCTGGCAAGCTCGCTGTACCGAGAACTCATCACCCGCAGGGTGTGGAGCCAGGCCCGCGAATTCATGGGGTACCGCCAGATGCCCCCCGAAGAGCTGATGCTCATGGTGGCGGGGCGCCCGTTCATCGACGTGCGCGTCAGCTTCAATTCCTTCCTGCCTGCCGGGCTCGACGGGGTCACCGCAGAAACCCTGGTGGGGGCATGGCTGGACAGGCTGGACACCCACCCGCAATTCCACGACAAGGTGGAGTTTCAGGTGGCCCAGACCGCGCTGGATTTCTGCTTCGACAAACATCTGGACGAACGTTATCCGGGGCTGCTGACCCGCGCCCGGCGCGAGGACTTTCGCGCGGCGCTGCACGGGCTGACGGCACGCTGCCTGGAGTCGGGCCAACGGTCATCGATGGATTGGGCGTACGAGGCGGTCACGGAACTGCGCAACAGGCAGGCCGCGCGCGGCAGGATATCGGTGGACGCCCTTGCGCAGGGCATGAAGCCGTTGCCCCAGTTGGTGCTGCTGGCCGAGGATTGCCGCCTGTTCGGCACGTTGCCGTTTTCCATCCTGGCCCGGCATGCGTTTATTGCCGAATCTTTGCTGCGCTCCACAGTGGAGCGGGGCGCGCTGTCGCCCGAACGGCTGGCGGCGTTCAAGGCCACCATCCGGACCGTTTCCGGCGAGATGTCGCACGATCTCATGTCCGTGTGCCGCAACGGCATGGACAGGGAAACGTTTCTGGCTCGCTACGGGCATCTGCGGCCTTGCAGCTACGACATCCTTTCCCCGCGTTACGCGGACCGCGACGGGCTGTTCTCGGATTCCAGCCCCGTGTCCATGGTGGATACGGGCGTTCCGTTTGCGCTTACCCCGCAGGAATACAACAACATCGCCTCGCTCCTGCACGAGGCGCATTTCGGCAACACCCAGCCGGAGGGCCTGCTGGAGTACGCCCGCCGCAGCATCGCCGGGCGCGAACTGGCGAAGTTCATATTTACGCGCAACCTTTCGGACATGCTGGAAATGCTTGCCCTGTGGGGCGACAGGCTGGGGCTTTCGCGCGACGATCTGTCCCACCTCGAAGTGCGCGACGTCATGGAATGGGCATCGCATTCCCTGCTGCGTGACGCCCCCGGCTATTTCCGCGAACTGGCCGACAAGGGGCGCGAACTGTTCAACCTCGGGCGCAGCATCAAGCTTGGATACATCATCCGTTCCGCACGCGACGTGTACGTGGTTCCGCAGCATCGCAGCGCGCCCAACTTCATCGGGCACGGCCGCACGGAAGCGCCGCTGGCGCGCCTGTACCCCGATTCGCCCTGTTCGGTGGACATTGCCGGGCGTCTGGTATGCATCGAGAACGCGGACCCGGGCTTCGACTGGATATTCTCGCGCGGCATCGCCGGGCTGGTGACCATGTTCGGCGGCACCAATTCGCACATGGCCATCCGCTGCGCCGAATACGGCCTGCCAGCGGCCATCGGGGTCGGCGAGTTGCTGTTCGAACAGGTTACCTCGGCCCAGTCGGCCCTGCTTGATGCTGGCGCCTGCACCCTGCAACCCCTGTGA
- a CDS encoding gamma-glutamyl-gamma-aminobutyrate hydrolase family protein (Members of this family of hydrolases with an active site Cys residue belong to MEROPS family C26.) yields the protein MNARLALTMRVTEAPGHAERRDALAQDWGRFLAVALPGAGWLPMPNAGDDAVRLADAFAVNGLVLTGGDDWGVFPERDATEAALFRWAMARDIPVLGVCRGAQVINHMLGGTTRATDGAVHAGTRHPLTERQDWTPEDVNSYHRLVLDRDMLAPGLASAALAPDGTVEAFHLPGRRVVGVLWHPEREHPYGACGVALMQRLFTPEQI from the coding sequence GTGAATGCACGCCTAGCGCTGACCATGCGCGTGACCGAGGCGCCCGGCCACGCCGAACGCCGCGATGCCCTGGCCCAGGACTGGGGGCGGTTTCTTGCCGTGGCCCTGCCGGGCGCGGGGTGGCTGCCCATGCCCAATGCGGGCGATGACGCCGTGCGTCTGGCCGATGCCTTTGCCGTCAACGGCCTTGTGCTGACCGGCGGCGATGACTGGGGCGTCTTTCCCGAGCGGGACGCCACCGAGGCGGCCCTGTTCCGCTGGGCCATGGCGCGGGATATCCCCGTTCTGGGGGTGTGCCGGGGCGCGCAGGTCATCAATCACATGCTGGGGGGCACTACGCGCGCAACCGACGGCGCGGTGCACGCCGGAACGCGGCACCCCCTGACCGAAAGGCAGGACTGGACGCCGGAAGACGTGAATTCGTACCACCGCCTGGTGCTGGACCGCGACATGCTGGCGCCCGGGCTTGCATCCGCCGCCCTGGCCCCGGATGGCACGGTGGAGGCATTTCATCTGCCGGGGCGTCGCGTGGTCGGCGTGCTGTGGCATCCCGAACGAGAACATCCTTACGGGGCGTGCGGCGTGGCGTTGATGCAACGCCTGTTCACGCCGGAGCAGATATGA
- a CDS encoding NTP transferase domain-containing protein: MKHAVGLILAAGRGSRMKGLTGDRPKCLTELAGRPLLHWQLDALRTGGAAPLLVVGGYLGHMLEPETQGMPADAYATLENPAWARTNMLSTLLCAAPWLERQFDQGAGQAVISYSDIVYHPGHVAALLAHPDHVAITYDTLWEPLWRLRFGDPLLDAETFRQEGGRLAEIGGKPGSLDDICGQYMGLIKVSREGWRTVTQRCARLGDAVARTDMTAFLRLLLGDDTPVGAVPVAGRWCETDSGDDLDRYRRALEAPGWSHDWR, translated from the coding sequence ATGAAACACGCCGTGGGCCTTATCCTGGCGGCGGGACGCGGGTCCCGCATGAAGGGGCTTACCGGGGACCGCCCCAAGTGCCTCACCGAACTCGCGGGGCGCCCCCTGCTGCACTGGCAGCTCGATGCCCTGCGCACTGGCGGGGCCGCGCCGCTGCTGGTGGTGGGCGGCTACCTGGGGCACATGCTGGAGCCGGAGACGCAAGGCATGCCCGCCGATGCCTACGCCACGCTCGAAAATCCCGCCTGGGCGCGGACCAACATGCTCTCCACCCTGCTGTGTGCCGCGCCGTGGCTGGAACGTCAGTTCGACCAGGGCGCCGGGCAGGCCGTCATCTCCTATTCGGACATCGTCTACCACCCCGGCCATGTGGCTGCCTTGCTGGCGCACCCCGACCATGTCGCCATCACCTACGACACGCTTTGGGAACCACTGTGGCGCTTGCGTTTCGGCGATCCGCTGCTGGATGCGGAAACCTTCCGGCAGGAAGGGGGGCGGCTGGCGGAGATCGGCGGCAAGCCGGGTTCGCTGGACGACATCTGCGGGCAGTACATGGGGCTCATCAAGGTCAGCCGGGAAGGCTGGCGGACGGTGACACAACGTTGCGCCCGGCTAGGCGACGCGGTGGCGCGCACGGACATGACGGCCTTTCTGCGCCTGCTGCTGGGCGACGACACCCCGGTGGGTGCCGTGCCCGTGGCGGGGCGCTGGTGCGAAACGGACAGCGGTGACGATCTTGATCGCTACCGGAGGGCGCTGGAAGCGCCCGGCTGGAGCCACGACTGGCGGTAG
- a CDS encoding class I SAM-dependent methyltransferase: MKTEWDYTQLADAYLERPEYAPEVLERLFELAGLREGDLVCDVGAGVAHLTLPLAGKGYKVIAVEPNDAMRANGQKRTAAFANVQWVDATGEDTQQQSGAFDFVSFGSSFNVTDRTLALKETYRLLKPGRWFTCMWNHRDLDDAIQTDIEGIIRGFIPDYGYGTRREDQADVIAGSGLFTNVQAVSGGVMHVQTVEGVIEAWRSHGTLHRQAGDRFEQVIAAIADYLHALGVETIDIPYTTRAWIARKA; the protein is encoded by the coding sequence ATGAAGACGGAATGGGATTACACGCAACTTGCGGACGCCTACCTGGAACGCCCCGAATATGCCCCCGAGGTGTTGGAACGGCTGTTCGAACTCGCGGGGCTTCGCGAGGGGGATCTTGTCTGCGACGTGGGGGCCGGTGTGGCGCACCTTACGCTGCCGCTGGCCGGCAAGGGGTACAAGGTGATCGCGGTGGAACCCAATGACGCCATGCGCGCCAACGGCCAGAAGCGCACCGCCGCCTTTGCCAACGTCCAGTGGGTGGACGCCACCGGTGAAGATACGCAGCAGCAGTCCGGCGCGTTCGATTTCGTGTCCTTCGGTTCGTCGTTCAACGTCACGGACAGGACACTGGCGCTCAAGGAAACGTATCGCCTGCTGAAGCCCGGACGGTGGTTTACCTGCATGTGGAACCATCGCGACCTTGACGACGCGATCCAGACCGACATCGAAGGCATCATCCGCGGGTTCATTCCGGACTACGGCTATGGCACCCGCCGGGAAGACCAGGCCGACGTCATTGCCGGTTCCGGGCTGTTCACCAACGTTCAGGCCGTAAGCGGCGGGGTGATGCACGTGCAGACCGTCGAAGGCGTGATCGAGGCGTGGCGTTCGCACGGCACGCTGCACCGCCAGGCGGGGGATAGGTTCGAACAGGTCATTGCCGCCATAGCCGACTACCTGCACGCGCTGGGCGTGGAGACGATCGACATTCCCTATACCACCCGCGCGTGGATAGCCCGCAAGGCCTAG
- a CDS encoding adenylyl-sulfate kinase, whose translation MTARHPSGRVIWITGFSGAGKTTLARVLMPCLGERAVLLDGDELREVLDAARCGFDRESRQRLAFTYARMARMLALQGFTVVVATISLFHDLHAWNREHLPGYLEVWLDVPEEERRRRDPKGLYAAAANGQVRDMACERMVEVPREPHLTLRFGEHGDVGASARAVLEMLDVPGLAESPEKGEASLAPASGTGGA comes from the coding sequence ATGACGGCACGGCACCCTAGCGGCAGGGTCATCTGGATCACCGGGTTTTCCGGCGCGGGCAAGACCACTCTGGCCAGGGTTCTCATGCCCTGCCTGGGGGAACGCGCGGTGCTGCTGGACGGCGACGAACTGCGCGAGGTGCTGGACGCGGCCCGGTGCGGCTTTGACCGGGAAAGCAGGCAGCGCCTTGCCTTCACCTATGCGCGCATGGCGCGCATGTTGGCCTTGCAAGGGTTTACCGTGGTGGTCGCAACCATCAGCCTGTTCCACGACCTGCATGCCTGGAACCGGGAACACCTGCCCGGGTATCTCGAAGTGTGGCTCGATGTGCCGGAGGAGGAACGCCGCAGGCGGGATCCCAAGGGCCTCTATGCCGCCGCTGCCAACGGTCAGGTGCGGGACATGGCCTGCGAGCGCATGGTGGAGGTGCCGCGCGAACCGCATCTGACCCTGCGTTTTGGCGAACACGGGGATGTCGGGGCCTCCGCGCGCGCGGTGCTGGAAATGTTGGATGTGCCCGGGCTGGCGGAGTCGCCGGAAAAGGGCGAGGCGTCCCTTGCCCCGGCATCCGGAACGGGGGGCGCATGA
- the surE gene encoding 5'/3'-nucleotidase SurE, with protein MIVALTNDDGIQAPGLRAMYKALLDAGHEVHVVAPVTEQSAVGHAVTISLPLRVKEFHENGFRGRGVYGTPTDCVKLGLSCLLDKKPDVVVSGINAGANVGPDILYSGTVSAATEAAHMGYPALAVSYDSFRPADLSGQAAHAAGLLATLDWNALPARCVVNLNYPALPMPEVKGVRACPQTRAVWKDWYDHRTDPRGGSYWWLNGVIPPETVAPGTDRALLTEGWITLTPLRFDFTDHEAMDVLARVQGDGAGGQANAQTVDQTGGEI; from the coding sequence ATGATCGTAGCCCTGACCAACGACGACGGCATCCAGGCCCCCGGCCTGCGCGCCATGTACAAGGCCCTGCTGGACGCCGGGCACGAGGTGCACGTGGTGGCCCCGGTCACCGAACAGTCCGCCGTGGGCCACGCCGTGACCATCAGCCTGCCCCTGCGCGTGAAGGAATTCCACGAAAACGGCTTTCGCGGGCGCGGGGTGTACGGCACCCCCACCGACTGCGTGAAGCTGGGCCTGTCGTGCCTGCTGGACAAGAAGCCCGACGTGGTGGTGTCCGGCATCAACGCCGGGGCCAACGTGGGGCCGGACATCCTGTACTCCGGTACGGTGTCCGCCGCGACGGAGGCGGCGCACATGGGCTACCCCGCCCTGGCCGTTTCGTACGATTCGTTCCGGCCCGCCGACCTTTCCGGACAGGCCGCCCACGCCGCCGGGCTGCTGGCCACGCTGGACTGGAATGCCCTTCCCGCCCGCTGCGTCGTGAACCTGAACTACCCCGCCCTGCCCATGCCCGAGGTGAAGGGCGTGCGCGCCTGCCCCCAGACCCGCGCCGTGTGGAAGGACTGGTATGACCACCGCACGGACCCGCGCGGCGGCTCGTACTGGTGGCTGAACGGCGTCATTCCGCCGGAAACAGTGGCCCCCGGCACCGACCGCGCCCTGCTGACCGAAGGGTGGATCACCCTTACCCCGCTGCGCTTCGACTTCACCGACCACGAGGCCATGGACGTGCTGGCCAGAGTGCAGGGCGACGGAGCCGGTGGGCAAGCAAACGCCCAGACCGTCGACCAGACCGGCGGCGAGATATAG